From the genome of Spinacia oleracea cultivar Varoflay chromosome 2, BTI_SOV_V1, whole genome shotgun sequence, one region includes:
- the LOC110789978 gene encoding large ribosomal subunit protein uL5c encodes MASTSLLQSTSSSFAGVRLHCRTSAAPRVGLSSFTVKAAAGTAVFVDKAEAETINRLKTNYIEKMVPLLKEEFSYSNILEVPKVVKIVVNCGIGDASQNAKGLDAAINELALITGQRPVKTKAKTSIAGFKVREGMTLGIAVTLRGNLMYSFLDRLINLALPRTRDFQGVNPNSFDGHGNYSVGFREQSVFPEIKPEIVGKARGMDVCITTTAKTDKEAYKLLSLMGMPFREGSGPSTLVRKKKLKSHHFDAKKGRRY; translated from the exons ATGGCTTCTACTTCGCTACTGCAATCAACTTCCTCTTCTTTCGCCGGCGTTAGACTTCATTGCCGGACCTCCGCCGCTCCTCGTGTCGGGTTATCGTCGTTTACAGTCAAAGCGGCTGCAGGTACGGCGGTTTTCGTCGACAAGGCCGAAGCGGAGACGATTAATCGTCTAAAGACCAACTATATCGAGAAAATGGTTCCTCTTCTGAAGGAAGAGTTCTCCTACTCCAACATTCTCGAg GTTCCCAAAGTGGTGAAGATTGTGGTGAATTGCGGGATTGGGGATGCTTCACAGAATGCCAAGGGTTTGGATGCTGCAATCAATGAGTTGGCACTGATTACTGGGCAAAGGCCAGTAAAGACAAAAGCCAAAACATCCATTGCAGGGTTTAAGGTCAGAGAAGGTATGACGCTTGGGATTGCAGTCACACTACGAGGAAAT CTTATGTATTCATTTTTGGACCGTCTTATCAACTTGGCACTTCCTCGAACAAGGGATTTCCAAGGTGTAAACCCAAATAGCTTTGATGGGCATGGGAACTACAGCGTTGGTTTCCGTGAACAAAGTGTTTTTCCAGAAATTAAACCTGAGATTGTTGGCAAGGCTAGGGGAATGGATGTTTGCATaacaacaacagcaaaaacTGATAAGGAAGCCTACAAGCTACTGTCCCTTATGGGAATGCCGTTTAGAGAGGGCAGTGGACCGTCTACTCTCGTGCGCAAGAAGAAGTTGAAGTCTCACCACTTTGATGCCAAAAAGGGGAGGAGATACTAA
- the LOC110789958 gene encoding sphingoid long-chain bases kinase 2, mitochondrial has protein sequence MVYGIAVRMGFITAQNLPPSMALDFSLSSTNLQSRRSDLVFVVNPRGANGTTGKEWKKLLPFLRSRLSSDCNICESFTSGPCHATDITREAIREGANAVIAVGGDGTLHEVVNGFFWQGEPVSSQSEKSAHTTALGLIPLGTGSDFSRTFGWKNDPYEAVERIVKGLRSRVDVGLITAEDKEPHYFINVADIHLSAKAGYYAARYKKFGKLCYVIGALQAFMGHKNVDLRVKIDDSDWMNYSQVTALCIGNAKYFGGGMKITPNAYPSNGNLEVVVLQDFKWYDFILKLHKLYNGTHLSVRNVSSKSVRSIEVEQIDEGDAIYIQSDGEHLGFLPRKLRIIPGAIEMLT, from the exons ATGGTTTATGGAATAGCAGTACGGATGGGGTTTATTACAGCTCAAAATCTCCCTCCATCAATGGCGCtcgatttttctctctcctccactaACCTTCAATCCCGCCGCTCCGATCTCGTCTTCGTCGTCAATCCCCGAG GAGCAAATGGTACAACAGGAAAGGAGTGGAAGAAACTTTTGCCGTTTTTGAGGTCTCGCCTTTCTTCTGATTGCAAT ATATGTGAATCTTTTACATCAGGTCCATGCCATGCAACTGATATAACGAGAGAG GCTATCAGGGAGGGGGCAAATGCTGTAATTGCTGTTGGTGGTGATGGAACGCTTCATGAG GTCGTGAATGGCTTCTTTTGGCAAGGGGAACCTGTCTCTAGCCAAAGTGAAAAGTCCGCTCATACAACCGCACTTGGA CTTATTCCTTTAGGCACAGGTTCTGATTTTTCCAGAACATTTGGCTG GAAAAATGACCCCTATGAAGCTGTTGAGCGCATAGTTAAAG GGCTGAGATCGCGTGTGGATGTTGGTCTCATAACTGCGGAGGATAAAGAACCTCATTATTTCATAAATGTTGCTGATATTCATTT GAGTGCAAAGGCAGGTTACTATGCTGCGAGATATAAAAAGTTTGGAAAGTTATGCTATGTAATTGGGGCTTTGCAAGCTTTCATGGGACACAAAAATGTAGATCTCAGGGTAAAG ATTGATGACAGTGACTGGATGAATTACTCTCAAGTTACAGCTCTCTGCATCGGAAATGCTAAATACTTTGGTGGTGGCATGAAGATCACCCCCAATGCTTATCCTTCTAATGGAAACCTTGAG GTTGTGGTCCTTCAGGATTTCAAGTGGTatgacttcattttgaaattgcaCAAGCTGTATAATGGGACACATCTATCAGTAAGGAATGTATCATCAAAAAG TGTACGTTCCATTGAAGTGGAGCAAATTGATGAAGGTGACGCCATTTACATCCAGTCGGATGGAGAACATTTAGGCTTCCTTCCCAGGAAACTACGCATCATACCTGGTGCTATCGAGATGCTGACATAA
- the LOC110789964 gene encoding uncharacterized protein isoform X2, producing MAAFLSHAFAAPHLNKDYRYATCFKLHHVFPKFDRLKCCGLNKENPATRSNNSSVTAQKKDGGEPENVVLKVAWYASELLGIAASAFRPPPSDAIGEYTTELPCDESGAVDRADVVETIKQDFQRSYFVTGNVTLGAYEDDCEFADPAGSFKGLRRFKRNCTNFGSLIKKSDMKLMKWEDFEDKGIGHWRFNCILSFPWKPILSGYTEYYFDPESGKVCRHVEHWNVPKIALLKQILKPSRQVNQ from the exons ATGGCTGCTTTTCTTTCACATGCTTTCGCAGCTCCTCACTTGAACAAAGATTACAGGTATGCGACTTGCTTTAAGCTTCATCATGTTTTCCCGAAATTTGACAGGCTCAAATGCTGTGGACTTAATAAGGAGAACCCAGCAACAAGGAGCAACAATTCTTCAGTTACAGCTCAGAAAAAAGATGGGGGAGAACCTGAAAATGTGGTGCTTAAAGTAGCATGGTATGCTTCTGAACTGCTTGGCATAGCTGCTTCTGCTTTTCGACCACCGCCCTCCGATGCGATCGGCGAATATACCACCGAGCTTCCTTGTGACGAGTCAGGAGCCGTTGATCGAGCTGATGTTGTGGAGACAATCAAACAAGACTTCCAAAGATCTTACTTTGTTACAG GAAATGTGACACTTGGTGCGTATGAAGACGACTGTGAATTTGCTGATCCGGCAGGGTCTTTTAAAGGGCTTAGACGATTTAAGAGGAATTGTACCAACTTTGGTTCCCTTATCAAAAAGTCTGACATGAAACTCATGAAATGGGAAGACTTTGAG GACAAGGGTATTGGACATTGGCGTTTTAATTGTATCTTGTCTTTCCCTTGGAAGCCTATCCTTTCTG GTTATACAGAGTACTATTTTGATCCAGAATCTGGTAAAGTTTGCCG GCATGTGGAGCACTGGAATGTCCCAAAAATAGCTCTGTTGAAGCAAATTTTGAAGCCTAGCCGGCAGGTTAATCAATAG
- the LOC130467692 gene encoding protein FAR1-RELATED SEQUENCE 5-like — protein MASEFHHSSSSSLTESNSVVDNEQYASCSNSNVAVTPEVIPILSPGGTREWIPCCSDELKPVVGMKFMSVEEGISFYKAYSKAAGFVMRKSTATKRKALDVIAFQYCLCNKAGFKEKAIVKVGGMPNVKKGEGNEDKVPIPRRRLVTRVGCKARMVMKYKNEGFYVVTEFREPHVHALYTPGCLKF, from the exons ATGGCATCAGAATTTCATCATAGTTCGTCCTCATCATTGACGGAATCAA ATTCTGTTGTGGATAATGAACAATATGCAAGTTGTTCTAATTCAAATGTGGCTGTTACTCCTGAAGTAATTCCTATATTAAGTCCAGGGGGAACGAGAGAATGGATTCCATGTTGTTCTGATGAGTTAAAACCTGTTGTAGGGATGAAATTTATGAGTGTCGAAGAGGGTATTTCATTTTATAAAGCATATTCAAAAGCTGCTGGTTTTGTGATGAGGAAATCTACTGCTACAAAAAGGAAGGCACTAGACGTTATTGCTTTTCAGTATTGTTTATGCAACAAGGCTGGTTTCaaagaaaaagcaatagttaAGGTTGGAGGCATGCCAAATGTTAAAAAAGGGGAAGGTAATGAAGATAAAGTACCTATACCTCGAAGAAGGCTAGTTACTCGTGTTGGTTGCAAGGCTCGGATGGTTATGAAGTATAAAAATGAAGGTTTTTATGTGGTGACTGAATTCCGAGAGCCACATGTTCATGCTCTTTACACCCCGGGTTGTCTAAAATTTTAG
- the LOC110789964 gene encoding uncharacterized protein isoform X1 — protein MAAFLSHAFAAPHLNKDYRYATCFKLHHVFPKFDRLKCCGLNKENPATRSNNSSVTAQKKDGGEPENVVLKVAWYASELLGIAASAFRPPPSDAIGEYTTELPCDESGAVDRADVVETIKQDFQRSYFVTGNVTLGAYEDDCEFADPAGSFKGLRRFKRNCTNFGSLIKKSDMKLMKWEDFEDKGIGHWRFNCILSFPWKPILSATGYTEYYFDPESGKVCRHVEHWNVPKIALLKQILKPSRQVNQ, from the exons ATGGCTGCTTTTCTTTCACATGCTTTCGCAGCTCCTCACTTGAACAAAGATTACAGGTATGCGACTTGCTTTAAGCTTCATCATGTTTTCCCGAAATTTGACAGGCTCAAATGCTGTGGACTTAATAAGGAGAACCCAGCAACAAGGAGCAACAATTCTTCAGTTACAGCTCAGAAAAAAGATGGGGGAGAACCTGAAAATGTGGTGCTTAAAGTAGCATGGTATGCTTCTGAACTGCTTGGCATAGCTGCTTCTGCTTTTCGACCACCGCCCTCCGATGCGATCGGCGAATATACCACCGAGCTTCCTTGTGACGAGTCAGGAGCCGTTGATCGAGCTGATGTTGTGGAGACAATCAAACAAGACTTCCAAAGATCTTACTTTGTTACAG GAAATGTGACACTTGGTGCGTATGAAGACGACTGTGAATTTGCTGATCCGGCAGGGTCTTTTAAAGGGCTTAGACGATTTAAGAGGAATTGTACCAACTTTGGTTCCCTTATCAAAAAGTCTGACATGAAACTCATGAAATGGGAAGACTTTGAG GACAAGGGTATTGGACATTGGCGTTTTAATTGTATCTTGTCTTTCCCTTGGAAGCCTATCCTTTCTG CTACAGGTTATACAGAGTACTATTTTGATCCAGAATCTGGTAAAGTTTGCCG GCATGTGGAGCACTGGAATGTCCCAAAAATAGCTCTGTTGAAGCAAATTTTGAAGCCTAGCCGGCAGGTTAATCAATAG
- the LOC130467693 gene encoding protein FAR1-RELATED SEQUENCE 5-like, translating to MNILHKKMIIDNSKVNIGPVKTFRLMKELVGSYDNVGASKQDFKNFHRDLKAYIEGSDAQMFVNNFQNKKLLWSAFFFDYEVDEDEQLCKAFWADPICRKNYALFGDMVSFDTTFQTNRYNMIFGPFTGVDHHKKCVTFGAALIAHEDIVSFEWVFRTFLKAMGGNEPACLITDEDPAMKIAIPKVFQTAEHRFCMWHIMKKMPEKVGRQITQDTLFLNKICKCVWSEEIEPTEFEEKWGKVLAEFKLQDHEWLKQLYEKRQMWIPAYFRDSFLCGIMRTTSRSESENNFYTKFTNPHLTLVEFYMRFESALDAQRHTQGQFDNDSKHKHPECKTSFALEKHASKIYTVSVFYDFQEELEIGCFHCGLEEYKKENGFEIFTIREGCRIRKFDVSFNPANLDSKCMCKMFERLGIPCRHMVWVWKAKMIEYIPDAYVLNRWTSLATKTLTKNVKW from the exons ATGAATATTCTTCATAAGAAGATGATTATTGATAATTCGAAGGTGAACATTGGTCCGGTTAAGACTTTTAGATTGATGAAGGAGTTAGTTGGATCGTATGATAACGTTGGTGCATCCAAGCAAGATTTCAAAAATTTTCATAGAGATTTGAAGGCTTACATTGAAGGATCGGATGCCCAAATGTTTGTGAATAACTTTCAGAACAAGAAGTTGTTATGGAGTGCATTTTTCTTTGACTATGAGGTGGATGAAGACGAGCAACTTTGTAAAGCTTTTTGGGCAGATCCAATATGTAGAAAGAATTATGCACTCTTTGGTGATATGGTTTCTTTTGACACCACATTTCAAACAAATAG GTATAATATGATATTTGGCCCATTTACTGGAGTTGATCACCACAAGAAGTGTGTTACTTTTGGTGCTGCTTTAATAGCCCATGAGGACATCGTGTCTTTTGAGTGGGTTTTTAGAACTTTCCTCAAGGCAATGGGAGGTAATGAGCCAGCTTGTTTGATTACGGATGAAGATCCGGCAATGAAAATAGCTATTCCTAAAGTGTTTCAGACCGCTGAGCATAGGTTTTGTATGTGGCATATAATGAAAAAAATGCCTGAGAAAGTCGGCCGTCAGATTACGCAAGATACCCTGTTTCTTAATAAAATTTGCAAATGTGTTTGGAGTGAAGAGATTGAGCCAACAGAATTTGAAGAGAAATGGGGAAAGGTTCTTGCTGAGTTCAAGCTTCAAGACCATGAGTGGTTGAAGCAGTTGTATGAGAAGCGTCAAATGTGGATCCCAGCATACTTTAGAGATTCGTTTCTATGTGGTATCATGAGGACTACATCAAGGTCAGAGAGTGAGAACAATTTTTATACAAAGTTTACCAATCCCCATCTCACTCTAGTAGAGTTTTACATGAGATTTGAGAGTGCATTGGATGCTCAAAGACATACTCAAGGTCAATTTGACAATGATTCTAAACACAAGCATCCAGAATGTAAGACTTCCTTTGCATTAGAGAAACATGCTTCTAAAATCTACACTGTTTCAGTCTTTTATGATTTTCAAGAGGAGCTCGAGATTGGTTGCTTTCACTGTGGACTTGAGGAGTACAAgaaagaaaatgggtttgaaaTCTTTACCATTAGAGAAGGATGTAGAATAAGAAAGTTCGATGTTAGTTTTAACCCGGCTAACCTAGATAGTAAGTGTATGTGCAAGATGTTTGAGAGGTTAGGGATTCCTTGTAGGCACATGGTTTGGGTGTGGAAGGCAAAGATGATTGAGTATATTCCTGATGCTTATGTGCTAAATAGGTGGACTAGTTTGGCAACTaaaacattaacgaaaaacgtcaaatggtag